From Camelina sativa cultivar DH55 chromosome 5, Cs, whole genome shotgun sequence:
CTGTTTGAAAGTTTACATTGTGATATACATAAACCGGTGGAAAATAAAGATATCCCTAGAGTCTATAGCTCAAAAGAGGGAGTCTAAAGTCCAAAAAAGGGAGTCTAAGCCAGCGGACAAAGTATAAATCTCCGGAAACAACTAACAACTAGAAGGAAAGTTACAAACCGCATTCGAAAGAGAACAAATCCAATAGCTAAGAATAGAGGCATACTGACAATAATAACTAAGGCAAACACTAtgtcataaacaaacaaatcaaacttcTCTTCTGAAGTTTATGCGAATGAGCTGTATCAATGCTGCCCACGGCCAAAACATCGATCAACAACTGCCTCCTCCTATAACAATGAGAGATGATCTCTTCAAATCAGACTTCATAACCTGACAAATAAAGGCCCAATTCAGAACTTTAATACACTTCCAGATGCGGCGAGACTACTGATGCGTCAAAGAGTACCTAAATAGAAGCCATACAAAAGCAATCCGACATTCTCTAGATTCGGAAACGCATAAGACAAGgagcaaaacaaaatcaaaatcattttgaTGAGCTTCAAGTTCCTGAATCGAAACTCATCTATAGAGGTTACCATCACCATCAACTTCCACCTAAGATCATTATCCGATCATTTTAGAagcttttaatattttgttctaAACTAGGTTACATGAAAATATAAACGTATACGCGGAAGCGAAATATTTCGGAAACAAAAAACGATTTTTCTCTAGAATTAGGAAATGGAAACgtttacatacaaatatatatatatatgtatatatacatacaaatatatatatatatatataNNNNNNNNNNNNNNNNNNNNNNNNNNNNNNNNNNNNNNNNNNNNNNNNNNNNNNNNNNNNNNNNNNNNNNNNNNNNNNNNNNNNNNNNNNNNNNNNNNNNNNNNNNatatatatatatatatatataaatatatatatatatataaatatatatatatatatataatatacgtatatatacatacaaatatacatatatatatatatagagtaaaacaccaaacataaaaaccatattaaaaaatatttgaaacaacaaaaattcaaaacataaatatagaataatttaattaaaacactaataatactgtatatttatatgtattatgAATTTTCATAGTTCTATTAAGTTTCCAAAGTgaaaatttttttgtagtgtttacACGAGAAACGGAGTTTCCACCATATTTCCAAACATAGATTTATAGAAATCATACTTTTGTGACTTGTTTATGTATTTTCACAAGTTTATGTTTCCGAAATGATTTGGAAATGAAAAACagatttaaaatgaatttttatgCAACATAGGTTTCAAAtgtctttattttcattttttcgattgttaacaaacataattgtaattGCGGGATAATGGTTTTAAATGCAAATATTAATCTGATCAAGTTTTGCCACATTTTTCTATTATTGAGtcacttaaaaaaaactttagatttGGGGTAAGATCTTTTCTGCCGACTTATATGCCATATGACGATTTATCTTGTGAAAAGaacttttaattaatgaaataaacaCATTCTAGTACTTAATTACTAGATTTaacaatcataataataattaataatcatataaaatcattattagtcgaagaaataataaaacggatatttttgcttgctcacatcctctaaaaatcaaaacgagATCACGTGGATATACAGATAACGCGCGTAAATACTACGCTCCGATACCGAGAgttgataataatatttttcaattacGCCGAAACCAATTTGCCTCTCCGTTGTTCACATGcgatgcatcttcttcttctctgttaaATATCCCACCGTCACCATTAGAACGCTTTGTGTTATCtcctcgagagagagagagagagaaagctttacTGTAAACgaaggatttgattttttatttttctgatctGATCTTCTCGAGAGAGAAAGTAATCATGGCGAGCGGAGCTAATAGAGTGGATCTAGATGGAAGACCGATAAAACCGATGACGATATGCATGATCGGAGCCGGAGGTTTCATCGGTTCACATCTCTGTGAGAAGCTGATGACGGAGACACCGCATAAGGTGCTTGCGCTCGATGTTTACAACGATAAGATCAAACACTTGCTTGAGCCTGATTCCGTTGAATGGAGTGGTCGGATCCAGTTTCATCGTATCAATATTAAGCATGATTCCAGGCTTGAAGGACTTATTAAGATGGCGGATCTGGTAAATAAAATTGCTTATCAAATGTTTCTTCGTTCGTATCTATCTCTCTGTTCTTCGTTGTTTATTAGTTAAGTGTGATGGTTAGTGTGATCGTGATTGATAGTGATTCTTGTCTCAGATCTGATCTGTTATTCAGAATTTGGATATGttgatctgtgtttttttttgttttctcagtgTTGAGATTGGTGATGCTCTGATGTAATTCTGATCTTTGTATGTTTGGTTCTGCAGACTATTAATCTAGCTGCGATCTGTACTCCAGCTGATTACAATACGCGTCCTCTTGATACTATCTACAGCAATTTCATTGATGCGCTCCCAGTGGTATTTGTTTCCTTACTTCGTTCATTACTTGCTTAAGCTGTTGTTCTAAAGAATTGATGGAAACAGTTATGTGCCTCTCATTATTATTAGTTGAAATTGATTGGTTGATGTGTTGGTTTTGTGTAGGTGAAGTACTGCTCTGAGAACAACAAGCGTCTCATTCACTTTTCCACCTGTGAAGTATATGGAAAAACCATAGGAAGCTTTCTTCCTAAGGATCATCCCCTGCGTGACGTAATGCCTTTTTGCACCTTTCGCTTTCAACAtgttattgtcttttttttttatcaattttaacCAATGAATGTACTGAGGAACATGTTGAAGCTgacgttttctttctttttcctagCCACATGAATTGGAAATtgggtttcatatatatattttttatgaattcgGTTAAGAGTTGAGACAACTAGACTATCACACACCTGTACAAGCTtagaataatttatatttttcattttaggAACGTCTGGGATCTTAAGCATGTAGAAAACATGGTTTTTTGAACTTCAACTGCCTAAGGTTGGCTTCATTGTTTGCTAATGTTGTTTGTTGTGCTTTCTACAGGATCCTTCTTTCTATGTTCTTAAAGAAGATATTTCCCCTTGCATATTTGGTTCAATCGAGAAGCAGAGGTGGTCATATGCGTGTGCAAAGCAACTGATTGAGAGACTCGTTTATGgtaagtatttttttcttagCTGACATGTGAGTGAATATAATGTGGATGTGGTAAGAACCAAAAGGTTCACGCTTGACTTCATTTGTTTcttgtgacagctgagggtgctGAGAATGGACTTGAGTTCACCATTGTAAGACCTTTTAACTGGATTGGACCTAGGATGGATTTCATCCCCGGCATTGATGGTCCTAGCGAAGGTGTCCCACGTGTCCTCGCCTGCTTTAGTAATGTAAGTATGCTAAGGCGAGTCTTTAATCCAATGTCATTCTGTATATTTGCAAACTTTTGTTTAACGCTTTGCTATGTATCTTTCAGAATCTTCTACGCCGTGAGCCTCTCAAGCTTGTGGATGGTGGAGAATCACAGAGAACATTCATCTACATCAAAGATGCTATCGAAGCTGTCCTTTTGATGATTGTACGTTCTATTGCTTATATCATTCTTCGtggttttttgtttacaaactGTTAAACTTTAAAGGAGTTCCAACTAAAAGAACCTGCACTGATATGTTGTTTATGCGGTTCAGGAAAACCCAGAGAGGGCAAATGGGCATATCTTCAATGTTGGCAATCCAAACAACGAAGTTACAGTACGACAGCTAGCTGAAATGATGACTGAGGTGAGGAAGATTGGTTTCAAAACAACCGAAAGAGTTGGTGgatttttctatctttctcTGGTTCTCAAATATTAAAACGAATCATGTTTCAGGTTTACGCTAAAGTGAGTGGAGAGGTAGCCATAGAGAGCCCAACGGTTGATGTTAGCTCCAAAGAGTTTTACGGGGAAGGTTATGACGACAGTGACAAGAGAATCCCAGACATGACCATCATTAACCGCCAACTCGGTAATCCCCACATCTCAAATGATTGATAATATGCTTAAGAGAGTAAAGATCATAGCTAAATCTGATAGATTTTTTACTATGAAAAACAGGATGGGACCCGAAGACATCTCTGTGGGACTTGCTGGAGTCGACCTTAACCTATCAGCACAGGACCTACGCTGAAGCTGTAAAGAAGGCAACATCCAAACCTGTGGCTTCGTAAAATTTCCAAGACCTCAATTGTCAGCAATACTCGTTAAACACGCATCGTTTTGGCATTTTACTCTATTcgattctattttttgtttttcatcccAGAGAAAACCTTTCTTCTTGTTAAGAAAAACAGTATAATCACGGTGGTTCATTCCAAGTATATGTTCTATATTTTTCCTTATAAGTTTTCCTCTTTTTGGTTTGTGGTTTGTTACTTTGTTTGCACAATGTCCATGTATGTTGCAGCTGTCAGAAAGCAAAAGGTTAATCGTTTGTTTGTAGTGAATGATATATAGACAGAAGTGTTTGCTTTTATAAGTATATTTATGAATTTCTGTTCTACATAAAAAGCACTTCCACTTATCAGTCTTGAGTAAAGTTGAAGTGTAAAAGTATGAACATCATTGAAGCTTAGCTTTCGAAGAATTACTTTTTGGTGATCCTTAAATCCACGGCTATGAAAAGAAAAACGCTTTGGTGTTTAGCgatcttttaaacaaatattaagtatatataaaccataaataaaaactaaaatcgaTAGCGTCTGTAGTCCAACGGTTAGGATAATTGCCTTCCAAGCAATAGACCCGGGTTCGACTCCCGGCAGacgcaaatttttttttttttttttgcatactGTTTTCATATCTTTGGTCGCAGAATTCTTCTGCTTgatgttgttttgatttcttatttaaatTCATTGTTTAACAAACGAAAGTGGTTAAAACATGTGAGTGAATTGGTCTGACCAATTCATCCATCATGAGTTAAATAAGTAAGTAATAGTTCGCGTATGATTGCTATATcagttatattaattaattttaatttatctaatAACCATACAAATATGATACTTTTATTAGAAATATGCATCTTTTATctatccatttttaaaaatattcattttatagtatgcaaaattataaaattttataagatttacaAGATATTTCTAAAGATATATGagctttagaaaaaaattaaaatttttaaagcatATAGTTTACAATATGCCATCCTGGTGCAAAAGAGGGTGGCACATTGGATGCAGCGCAATGAGCACCCATTATCTGTCTCCTAGATTTGACATTCTAGGTGGTGGTGTATATCTAAAATCCCTGCATCATGAACATGTGATCGCCCAGATATGTTCTGCTTTCGAAGATAGTGCCGTGACTTACAGCTTGCATAATGCCCATGTCACTAGCAACAACGTGGAGATGAGATATTCACTGGACAACTCTGTTACCATTAGACCAGtgtgtttcttgtttgttctaTTATCAAAActaagtcttcttctttgggTGTGTGTTTTCTCATGGCTAATGCAGAATATTTGAACCTGTATAAATCAAGGCTAGGTACCATCCACTTGCTCTAAGACACTTTCTGCTGAGTGCACACTACCGATCACCTCTGGAATATTCGGCGTTGCAGTTAGAGGTCGTCAGATGCTCTAGTATCCGTTTATCAGGTGAAGTCCCCATACATTTCTTTTACATCTCTTCAGTAGAAAACAGTTGTAGTGTCTCCCAAATCTTTAATCTTTCTGTCTTATctttatctagtatatatattattataccgTGGGAACCTCTGATCCATACCATTTATCTACTCACTCAAGTAtgactatataatatttataggttggtagttggttacaaaatatgttatagattaaatatagattgattacaaaaaaaaattataaattaattggtcaatccgTGAACTATATgcatacacttaagaatatccaaaaaatcatttgatacacttaaatatagatatttgaTATGTTGCTTAGCATCTCTGATGTGTTGGCTGATTTGgtagagagttttgtttttgaccCCCCAAATTCTGGATATAGGCTATTGTTTGTCTCATTTTGTTACATtttattactgttttttttgcCATAACGAGAGCTTACCTATTTAACATAGTTTatcatccttttttttatattcactaAATTGTGTATCTTTAAAGAAGGAAATAACGTTATAATCacaaaatctatactaataaaatgtagaagctataagctcctaaggccgtccacctaggatttaaaacaaccaatagtgataagacatgtcactaattaacattttttaaaatctccagaattttatatattaagaattatttaaaacaacctatcatgatttgacatgtcattcattaacatattttaaatttccagaattttttagaaaaagaaaaattttaaatttatggaaatcaaagaactatgcacaatatcccacatcggctagaaattttttagacaatagttcataaccagtataaataagattaatatgcttccaacaacgaataaGCAGAAAAACTCGATTTATCAGGcttccaaatttaaaatttttatttggtttgatctcgttttttatttgatcaaattaaaactttaaaaaatttcaaaaaatattataatatttaaaaattttaaaagtttaaatattataaatattaaaacttttaaaaattcttagcttttaaaaagtttttaaatattataagttttaaaatttaaaagtttaaaagattataaatattgaaactttttaaaaggttcaaattttatatttcgaaaccttttaaaagtttaaaatattataaatattgatgtaatacATAAACtatcttatttatctatatttgtgctttttatttcttatgagctgtaaaacatatttttgtatgattttatagatgagttgatattctttcattaattttttttttgggtctaaggaagaaggattgacattgcaagaccttaatttgatgtttgagtcaaatttagaggtttaaagaagaaagatggacgacaaacacacatgttttattagctatacataggcataaccagggttacggttgtcacggttatgGTTTAATAGCCATCgattatggttagaaatttttaaaccttaaccagaaccgtttaataaacggttaaacagttacgtttaaatacggttatgGTTCAAGTGGTTaatgttatatacggttacagttatttgataatatgatacagttcatattatttgatgatataatataattgatattatttatttataattaatatgttcttatagtgtactcatatttctatatatcatatgattcatattaaataaataattattagtatgttttattatgtttttaaaatattataaaccaaagtaaggattttggtttgagaagtttctaaacgcgtagatctaaaaccaaataagtatatggataaaattatcaataattgggtgcatgtgttgactatgctggtcttcatgaattttacaaattttatgagaaaataaatgattttgttcttggagtttgatagGTTAACAaattgtgtggtagtctaaaaaaagtttttcagtggaagaatgtgaagaaattgacgaggaagaagaagaaaaagagtataacgaagaaccaaacggtaaaagtaatgatgacaattaccacaaaatttgacaatgaaaatgacaagtaagaatatgaagaataagaaagtattgaataaaaaacacgaaaacataggtggtagcgatcaattaaatatgaaaatgacttaaattcatgattataaaattgttttgtttttctggtggtcaaaaaaatagtttaggatatgtgaggtcatcagtttgatttgcctcgcctggacgtcgagttaaattcatgattttttttttatcagatttgattttataacacaactgatttttatattttaaaaaattgtgtatctgaaatttaatttgtttccttagtattaattttaaatttttatgagataatatgttaTTACCGTCaccaatcatatataatttttatcaaaatatatcaaataaacccacgcgtagcatgggttcaaaacctaataattacaaaaatagttgcaaaatcaattaaaattattcagacaaattttatttatatacatatattttgtagagAAGACTataatggaaaaaaattataactaatttAATTGACCccggtaaaaaaaaattcctggATCCGCCACTATTTGATATCatcttaccatattaatttattttataaaattattcatcaaataaaatcctttgatatctaacttacaatattaatttgttaattatcattatacttcacctctcatctttatatatgagtctattttgtgaaacaaataaataatcatattatttattataattaaaaaaaattatttctggatataccataagttaaatttttcaaaacaaaaaaaagttggtcaATCTagaaaatattcaagctttagcaatattattcttgaaaaataatatctattgaattaaaaaatttactgagtaactggtcaaaatttgaatttttaaattcaatttcatatttttttgttgaattttataattatatatatataatataagaaactttaaataatttattttgacttattttaaaaatattgagatattttgaagaatatcataaatatttaatagatcaaaaagttagaaactataaacgctctaatttgatttgttatagcaatggtcaataatatgtcaaactataatataaaagaatttcaagaaaccaagtatattaaaacaaaaattataacatatattgaattactcataatataataactcgtttttaaaaaccaaatttac
This genomic window contains:
- the LOC104786935 gene encoding UDP-D-apiose/UDP-D-xylose synthase 1, encoding MASGANRVDLDGRPIKPMTICMIGAGGFIGSHLCEKLMTETPHKVLALDVYNDKIKHLLEPDSVEWSGRIQFHRINIKHDSRLEGLIKMADLTINLAAICTPADYNTRPLDTIYSNFIDALPVVKYCSENNKRLIHFSTCEVYGKTIGSFLPKDHPLRDDPSFYVLKEDISPCIFGSIEKQRWSYACAKQLIERLVYAEGAENGLEFTIVRPFNWIGPRMDFIPGIDGPSEGVPRVLACFSNNLLRREPLKLVDGGESQRTFIYIKDAIEAVLLMIENPERANGHIFNVGNPNNEVTVRQLAEMMTEVYAKVSGEVAIESPTVDVSSKEFYGEGYDDSDKRIPDMTIINRQLGWDPKTSLWDLLESTLTYQHRTYAEAVKKATSKPVAS